One region of Oryza sativa Japonica Group chromosome 5, ASM3414082v1 genomic DNA includes:
- the LOC4339370 gene encoding putative leucine-rich repeat receptor-like protein kinase At2g19210 isoform X2, with amino-acid sequence MERSTPGTMAARSWLLLLCFVAVATAGVLQARAQPDSNGFISVDCGLPGKTGFVDDKTKISYAADDGFTDGGACHNISAEYITPGLAKRYHTLRSFPDGKRNCYTLRSLVAGLKYLFRTTFFYGNYDGLNKLPVFDLYVGVNYWTMVNITGPGDAVIVEAIVVVPDDFVQVCLVNTGAGTPFISGLDLRPLKNTLYPQSNATQGLVLLGRLNFGPTDYTDVIRYPDDPHDRIWFPWVDSTKWSQISSTKKVQDLDNDMYETPTAVMQTAITPRNASRNIEFSWDPVPLPNDPTPGYIAIFHFSELQLLPGNAVREFYINLNGKPWSLTAFKPEYLYNDATFNRNPFLRYPQYNISINATANSTLPPLINAVEVFSVIPTATIGTDPEDVAAITAIKEKYQVVKNWMGDPCVPKMLAWDKLTCSYAISNPARIIGLNLSSSGLSGEVSSYFGNLKAIQNLDLSNNKLTGPIPDALSQLPSLTFLDLTGNQLSGSIPSGLLKRIQDGSLNLRYGNNPNLCTNGDSCQPAKKKSKLAIYIVIPIVIVLVVVIISVAVLLCCLLRRKKQAMSNSVKPQNETVSNVSSNGGYGHSSSLQLKNRRFTYNELEKITNNFQRVLGRGGFGYVYDGFLEDGTQVAVKLRSESSNQGAKEFLAEAQILTRIHHKNLVSMIGYCKDGEYMALVYEYMSEGTLQEHIAGKNNNRIYLTWRERLRIALESAQGLEYLHKACNPPLIHRDVKATNILLNTRLEAKIADFGLSKTFNHVNDTHVSTNTLVGTPGYVDPEYQATMQPTTKSDVYSFGVVLLELITGKPSILREPGPISIIQWARQRLARGNIEGVVDAHMHGDHDVNGVWKAADIALKCTAQTSTQRPTMTDVVAQLQECLELEDRRCGMEDTYNNFYAGNNNDPNSSYNMYNTDQSTDVSQNNTMEHNFERVPTMATGPVAR; translated from the exons ATGGAGCGTTCAACGCCGGGAACAATGGCGGCACGGTCGTGGTTGCTTCTCCTctgcttcgtcgccgtcgccaccgccggagtGCTCCAAGCTCGTGCCCAACCTGACAGCAACG GTTTCATCAGCGTAGACTGTGGCCTCCCGGGGAAGACGGGCTTCGTGGACGACAAGACCAAGATATCCTACGCGGCGGACGACGGcttcaccgacggcggcgcgtgccaCAACATCTCGGCGGAGTACATCACGCCGGGGCTCGCCAAGCGCTACCACACCCTGCGCAGCTTCCCGGACGGCAAGCGCAACTGCTACACGCTCCGGTCACTCGTCGCCGGGCTCAAGTACCTTTTCCGCACCACCTTCTTTTACGGCAACTACGACGGCCTCAACAAGCTACCCGTGTTTGATCTCTACGTCGGCGTCAACTACTGGACGATGGTGAACATCACGGGCCCCGGCGACGCGGTGATCGTGGAGGCCATCGTCGTCGTGCCGGATGACTTCGTGCAGGTCTGCCTGGTGAACACCGGCGCCGGGACGCCGTTCATCTCCGGGTTGGACCTGAGGCCTCTCAAGAACACGCTCTACCCGCAGTCGAACGCCACGCAGGGCCTTGTCCTCCTCGGCCGGCTCAACTTCGGCCCGACCGATTACACCGACGTCATAAG GTACCCGGATGATCCGCACGACAGGATATGGTTCCCGTGGGTGGACTCGACCAAATGGAGCCAGATATCATCGACGAAGAAAGTGCAGGATCTAGACAACGACATGTACGAGACGCCGACGGCGGTGATGCAGACGGCGATCACGCCGCGGAACGCCTCCAGGAACATCGAGTTCTCCTGGGACCCCGTGCCGCTGCCCAACGACCCGACGCCCGGGTACATCGCCATCTTCCACTTCTCCGAGCTGCAGCTCCTCCCCGGCAACGCCGTGCGCGAGTTCTACATCAACCTCAACGGCAAGCCGTGGTCCCTGACCGCCTTCAAGCCGGAGTACCTCTACAACGACGCCACCTTCAACCGGAACCCATTCCTACGGTACCCGCAGTACAACATCTCCATCAACGCCACCGCCAACtcgacgctgccgccgctcaTCAACGCCGTCGAGGTGTTCTCCGTCATCCCCACTGCCACCATTGGCACTGACCCAGAGGACG TGGCTGCAATCACGGCGATCAAGGAGAAGTATCAGGTGGTGAAGAACTGGATGGGTGACCCATGTGTTCCGAAGATGCTTGCGTGGGACAAGTTGACCTGCAGCTATGCCATTTCTAACCCTGCAAGAATCATTGGCCT AAACCTGTCCTCCAGTGGTTTGAGCGGTGAGGTATCGTCCTATTTCGGGAATCTTAAGGCTATTCAAAACTT GGATTTGTCAAATAATAAATTGACAGGTCCAATTCCAGACGCCCTTTCACAGTTACCTTCATTGACATTTCT AGATTTGACAGGAAATCAACTCAGTGGATCGATCCCGTCTGGTCTTCTCAAGAGAATTCAAGATGGCTCTCTAAATCTAAG ATATGGAAATAATCCAAACCTCTGCACTAATGGCGATTCATGCCAGCCAGCAAAAAAGAAGAGCAAGCTAGCTATCTACATAGTTATTCCAATAGTTATAGTTCTGGTTGTGGTGATAATATCAGTGGCAGTACTACTTTGTTGCCTGTTGAGACGGAAAAAGCAAG CAATGAGCAATTCTGTGAAGCCACAAAATGAGACAGTGAGCAATGTGTCGTCAAATGGCGGATACGGGCATAGTTCATCACTACAACTTAAGAATCGTCGATTTACGTACAATGAACTTGAGAAGATAACGAACAACTTCCAGCGGGTGCTTGGCCGTGGAGGGTTTGGGTACGTTTACGACGGCTTCTTGGAGGATGGCACTCAAGTGGCAGTGAAATTGCGGTCTGAATCTTCCAATCAAGGTGCTAAGGAGTTCCTCGCGGAG GCTCAAATTTTAACCCGGATTCATCACAAGAATCTTGTCTCTATGATTGGTTACTGTAAGGATGGGGAATACATGGCACTTGTATATGAGTACATGTCAGAAGGAACACTACAAGAACACATTGCAG GTAAAAACAACAACAGGATATATTTAACCTGGAGAGAGAGGCTTCGAATAGCACTAGAATCTGCACAAG GGCTAGAATACCTACACAAGGCGTGCAACCCACCACTTATTCATAGGGATGTGAAGGCGACCAACATCCTATTGAACACAAGGCTTGAGGCGAAGATTGCTGACTTTGGCCTATCCAAGACATTCAATCACGTTAATGACACCCATGTATCTACGAACACGCTTGTTGGCACACCTGGATATGTGGATCCAGA GTACCAAGCAACAATGCAACCAACCACCAAGAGCGACGTCTATAGCTTTGGTGTTGTCTTATTGGAGTTGATCACAGGGAAGCCGTCTATTCTACGTGAACCAGGGCCCATTAGCATCATCCAGTGGGCACGGCAACGTTTGGCACGAGGTAACATCGAAGGTGTGGTGGATGCACACATGCATGGTGACCATGATGTGAATGGTGTGTGGAAGGCCGCAGACATTGCCCTTAAATGCACCGCACAGACATCGACACAACGACCCACTATGACCGATGTGGTAGCTCAGCTGCAGGAGTGCCTAGAGCTCGAGGATAGGCGATGTGGCATGGAAGATACATATAACAACTTCTATGCCGGCAACAACAATGATCCCAACTCAAGTTATAACATGTACAACACGGACCAGTCCACTGATGTGAGTCAAAACAACACGATGGAGCATAATTTTGAAAGAGTGCCAACCATGGCTACAGGGCCAGTTGCACGATAA